In Brevibacillus brevis NBRC 100599, a single genomic region encodes these proteins:
- the nusG gene encoding transcription termination/antitermination protein NusG, whose protein sequence is MEKAWYVLHTYSGYENKVKTNLEKRLESMGMEDKIFRVLVPTEEEVETKDGKKRTVTKKVFPGYVLVEMVMTDDSWYVVRNTPGVTGFVGSTGAGSKPTALRPEEADTILKQMGIEIPKIRVDFALRDMVRVTDGPFSNRTGEIIEIYPDRQKVRVLVDIFGRETPVELDFTQVQQLD, encoded by the coding sequence ATGGAAAAAGCATGGTATGTACTTCATACGTACTCAGGTTACGAAAACAAGGTAAAAACAAATCTGGAGAAGCGACTCGAGTCGATGGGCATGGAAGACAAGATCTTTCGCGTTCTTGTTCCCACTGAAGAAGAGGTGGAAACCAAGGATGGTAAAAAGCGCACCGTCACGAAAAAAGTGTTTCCTGGATACGTCCTTGTTGAAATGGTGATGACGGACGACTCATGGTATGTCGTGCGCAACACCCCTGGGGTTACCGGCTTTGTCGGATCCACGGGTGCTGGCTCTAAACCGACAGCGCTGCGTCCTGAAGAGGCCGATACGATTCTCAAGCAAATGGGAATCGAAATTCCCAAGATCAGAGTCGATTTTGCTCTCCGCGATATGGTGCGCGTCACAGATGGTCCGTTTTCCAATCGCACCGGGGAGATTATCGAGATTTACCCGGACAGGCAGAAGGTTCGCGTATTGGTGGACATCTTCGGTCGCGAAACACCGGTAGAGCTAGACTTTACACAAGTTCAACAATTGGATTAG
- a CDS encoding NYN domain-containing protein: MAKRKAKQLLIVDGYNIIGAWPDLRLLKDQERMDEARDQLIAKMAEYQSYTGVMVIIVFDAYNVPGSGRQMEDFQVEVYFTKKKETADEKIEQLVSQFHNKNRQIYVATSDYTSQRVIFGQGALRKSARELLLDMENAGKEIKKQVEKTQEERFSTRITLNDEIAKIFEKWRRE; encoded by the coding sequence ATGGCGAAACGAAAAGCCAAGCAGCTGTTGATCGTAGATGGATACAATATCATCGGCGCCTGGCCCGATCTGCGCCTGTTGAAGGATCAAGAGCGGATGGACGAGGCGCGTGATCAATTAATCGCAAAAATGGCTGAGTACCAGAGCTACACTGGTGTGATGGTCATCATTGTCTTTGATGCGTACAACGTTCCTGGTAGTGGCCGTCAAATGGAAGACTTCCAGGTTGAAGTTTATTTCACGAAAAAAAAGGAGACGGCAGACGAGAAAATTGAGCAATTAGTCTCCCAATTTCACAATAAAAATCGACAAATTTATGTAGCAACTTCTGACTATACCTCTCAACGTGTCATATTTGGGCAGGGGGCTTTGCGCAAATCAGCGCGGGAGTTGTTGCTCGATATGGAAAATGCGGGCAAGGAAATCAAGAAACAGGTCGAAAAAACGCAAGAAGAACGTTTCTCCACGCGGATTACGCTGAATGATGAAATAGCGAAAATATTCGAAAAATGGAGAAGGGAATAA
- a CDS encoding class I SAM-dependent methyltransferase → MADHYYTNQPGAAHDEQQFTFKLRDNEFRFITDAGVFSRDRIDFGSVLLIENMEINSHARVLDVGCGYGPMGLTAAKLADHGRVTMIDVNERAVNLARRNAEANGIKNVEVRVSDVYSGVQGEQFDVILTNPPIRAGKEIVHRIFVEGYDLLVEGGEMWVVIQKKQGAPSALKKLQEVYREVIEVDREKGYHIFRAIK, encoded by the coding sequence GTGGCAGACCATTACTATACCAATCAACCGGGCGCTGCACATGATGAACAGCAATTTACGTTCAAGCTCCGTGATAATGAATTTCGTTTCATAACGGATGCCGGCGTTTTTTCCCGAGACCGGATTGACTTTGGAAGTGTATTGCTCATCGAGAACATGGAAATTAACAGTCATGCACGTGTACTCGATGTGGGATGCGGGTATGGTCCGATGGGATTGACGGCTGCCAAGCTTGCTGATCATGGTCGGGTGACGATGATCGACGTGAACGAGCGTGCGGTTAACCTGGCTCGTCGTAATGCAGAAGCAAATGGAATAAAAAATGTTGAGGTTCGAGTGAGTGATGTCTACAGCGGCGTGCAAGGCGAGCAGTTTGATGTCATTCTGACCAATCCGCCGATTCGTGCGGGTAAGGAAATCGTTCATCGCATTTTTGTTGAGGGATACGACCTGTTGGTAGAAGGCGGAGAAATGTGGGTTGTCATTCAGAAGAAGCAAGGCGCCCCATCTGCATTAAAGAAGCTGCAGGAAGTGTACCGCGAAGTAATAGAGGTAGATCGGGAAAAAGGCTATCACATATTCAGGGCTATCAAATAA
- the sigH gene encoding RNA polymerase sporulation sigma factor SigH, producing the protein MSVDLKELKHAQYELMTDEEVVDLVRDNDAEALEYLINKYKNFVRAKARSYFLIGADREDIVQEGMIGLYKSIRDFRGDKLTSFKAFAELCITRQIITAIKTATRQKHIPLNSYVSLDKPIYDEDSDRTLLDVISGTKVTDPEELFINREEFDDIEGKMSEILSDLERQVLMLYLDGRSYQQIAVELKRHVKSIDNALQRVKRKLERYLEGREIHL; encoded by the coding sequence GTGAGTGTTGACCTCAAGGAGTTAAAACATGCCCAATATGAACTAATGACCGACGAAGAAGTAGTCGACCTGGTTCGCGATAATGACGCCGAAGCTTTGGAGTATTTGATCAACAAATACAAGAACTTCGTTCGTGCCAAAGCGAGATCCTATTTTCTTATTGGGGCTGACCGCGAAGACATCGTGCAGGAAGGGATGATCGGACTGTACAAGTCTATTCGCGACTTCCGAGGAGACAAGCTCACGTCGTTCAAGGCATTTGCTGAGCTGTGTATTACCCGTCAGATCATTACCGCGATCAAGACAGCGACACGCCAGAAGCACATCCCGCTCAATTCTTACGTCTCACTGGACAAGCCTATCTACGATGAAGATTCTGACCGCACACTCCTCGATGTGATCTCGGGAACAAAAGTGACCGATCCAGAGGAATTGTTTATCAATCGGGAAGAGTTCGATGATATCGAGGGCAAAATGAGTGAAATTTTGAGTGACTTGGAGCGTCAGGTTCTCATGCTCTATTTGGATGGGCGATCCTATCAGCAGATTGCCGTCGAGCTGAAGCGTCACGTCAAGTCTATTGATAATGCATTGCAGCGAGTAAAGCGCAAGCTAGAGCGCTATTTGGAAGGAAGAGAGATTCATCTGTAG
- the rpmG gene encoding 50S ribosomal protein L33, producing MRVNITLACTECGERNYISTKNKRTTTERVELKKYCSRDKKQTLHRETK from the coding sequence ATGCGAGTAAACATCACGTTGGCGTGCACCGAGTGTGGCGAGCGTAACTATATCTCCACAAAGAACAAGCGCACCACTACTGAACGTGTTGAACTGAAAAAGTATTGCTCCCGTGACAAGAAGCAAACCCTTCATCGCGAGACGAAGTAA
- the cysS gene encoding cysteine--tRNA ligase, which yields MGIQLTNTMTRRKEPFHTLEPGKVKMYVCGPTVYNYIHIGNARPAIVFDTLRRYLKYRGYEVTFVQNITDVDDKLIRVANQEGVTVKEVADRYTDAYNADLKSLNVSPPDIQPRVMQTIPEIIEFVQGLIEKGFAYESEGDVYFRTGRFQEYGKLSHQPLDDLQAGARVEINEKKEHPLDFVLWKAAKTGEVTWDSPWGEGRPGWHIECSAMALKFLGEEIDIHAGGTDLVFPHHENEIAQSECFTGKVFARYWLHNGMLNIDNEKMSKSLGNFLLARDLSEKFGGQLIRFFMLQGHYRNPINFSEELIEQAANGLDRITTAYTNLSHRLDTARAEEPNDQAQEQARIIGELRERFIAEMDDDINTANAITVIFDVVKEANLYLRHQNVGETEVRAYMDLLVELTEVLGLDIAEEQELLDSEIDALIEERTEARKARNFARSDEIRDLLAAKGIVLEDTPQGVRWRRK from the coding sequence ATGGGCATTCAGCTGACTAACACGATGACGCGGCGAAAGGAACCGTTTCACACATTGGAGCCAGGAAAGGTAAAAATGTACGTGTGCGGCCCGACCGTGTACAATTACATTCACATTGGAAATGCGCGCCCTGCCATTGTATTTGATACACTGCGCCGTTACTTGAAATATCGTGGCTACGAAGTGACATTCGTGCAAAACATTACGGACGTAGATGACAAACTGATTCGTGTGGCGAATCAGGAAGGTGTCACTGTCAAAGAAGTGGCGGATCGATACACAGATGCGTACAATGCTGATCTGAAATCACTGAACGTATCGCCTCCAGATATTCAACCGCGAGTGATGCAGACCATTCCGGAGATCATTGAATTCGTGCAAGGGCTGATTGAAAAAGGCTTTGCCTACGAGAGTGAAGGTGACGTCTATTTCCGCACGGGGCGTTTTCAGGAATACGGAAAGCTTTCGCATCAACCGTTGGATGATTTGCAGGCAGGTGCTCGTGTAGAAATCAACGAGAAAAAGGAACATCCCCTGGACTTTGTGCTTTGGAAAGCGGCCAAGACTGGAGAAGTTACTTGGGATAGTCCGTGGGGCGAAGGAAGACCGGGATGGCATATTGAGTGCTCGGCAATGGCCCTGAAGTTTTTAGGGGAGGAAATCGATATTCATGCAGGCGGAACAGACCTTGTGTTCCCTCACCACGAGAACGAAATTGCCCAGTCGGAGTGCTTTACGGGCAAAGTTTTTGCTCGCTACTGGCTGCACAACGGCATGCTCAATATCGACAACGAAAAAATGTCCAAATCCCTCGGGAATTTCTTGCTTGCACGCGATCTTTCGGAGAAATTCGGCGGTCAATTAATTCGCTTCTTTATGCTTCAGGGACACTATCGCAACCCGATCAATTTTAGCGAAGAGTTGATCGAACAAGCGGCCAATGGTTTGGATCGAATCACGACGGCGTATACGAATCTTTCCCATCGTCTGGATACCGCCCGAGCAGAAGAGCCGAATGATCAGGCACAGGAGCAGGCACGAATCATTGGAGAGCTTCGAGAGCGCTTCATTGCTGAGATGGATGATGATATCAATACAGCGAATGCTATTACCGTTATTTTTGATGTGGTGAAGGAAGCCAACCTTTATTTGCGTCATCAAAATGTAGGCGAAACCGAAGTTCGTGCATACATGGATTTGTTGGTGGAGTTGACGGAGGTTCTTGGTCTTGACATTGCAGAAGAGCAGGAGCTGTTGGATAGTGAGATTGATGCGTTGATCGAAGAGCGCACAGAAGCTCGCAAAGCAAGAAACTTTGCGCGTTCTGACGAAATCCGCGATCTGCTCGCTGCAAAAGGAATCGTGCTTGAGGACACGCCACAAGGTGTTCGCTGGCGTCGAAAATAA
- the rplL gene encoding 50S ribosomal protein L7/L12: MSKDQILEAIKGMSVLELNDLVKAIEEEFGVTAAAPVAVVAGGGAEAAAEQTEFTVNLVSGGASKINVIKVVRELTGLGLKEAKDLVDNAPKTLKEGVSKDEAEALKAKLEEAGAQVEVK; the protein is encoded by the coding sequence ATGTCTAAAGACCAAATCTTGGAAGCCATTAAAGGCATGTCCGTTCTCGAACTGAACGATCTGGTAAAAGCAATTGAAGAAGAATTCGGTGTAACTGCTGCTGCTCCTGTAGCTGTAGTTGCTGGTGGCGGAGCAGAAGCTGCTGCTGAGCAAACTGAGTTCACTGTTAACCTGGTAAGCGGCGGCGCTTCCAAAATCAACGTAATCAAAGTTGTTCGCGAGCTGACTGGCTTGGGTCTGAAAGAAGCAAAAGACCTGGTAGACAACGCTCCAAAAACACTCAAAGAGGGCGTTTCCAAAGACGAAGCAGAAGCCCTCAAAGCAAAACTCGAAGAAGCTGGCGCACAAGTAGAAGTAAAGTAA
- the cysE gene encoding serine O-acetyltransferase: MLAQMRDDIHAVFERDPAARSTLEVVMTYSGLHAIWGHRIAHRLWKAELCTLARIVSQLSRFFTGIEIHPGATIGRGLFIDHGMGVVIGETCEIGDNVTIYQGVTLGGTGKEKGKRHPTIGNDVIIATGAKVLGSFKIGDNSKIGAGAVVLQEVPPNSTVVGIKGRIVIQDGKRVKNDLDHVNMPDPVADTIRMMQKEIDQLRKELELLREDKKNDGHSAD; the protein is encoded by the coding sequence ATGTTAGCACAGATGAGAGATGACATTCATGCTGTTTTTGAACGAGACCCGGCTGCGCGCAGTACGCTGGAAGTCGTCATGACCTATTCCGGATTGCACGCGATATGGGGGCACCGGATTGCCCACAGGCTCTGGAAAGCTGAGCTGTGTACACTCGCCCGAATTGTCTCTCAACTATCCCGCTTTTTCACGGGAATTGAGATTCACCCGGGCGCGACAATTGGCCGCGGCCTGTTCATTGACCATGGCATGGGTGTTGTGATCGGAGAGACGTGCGAAATCGGAGACAATGTAACGATTTATCAAGGGGTTACACTCGGGGGAACAGGTAAAGAAAAAGGAAAGCGTCACCCTACGATCGGCAATGATGTCATTATTGCAACGGGAGCAAAGGTGTTGGGCTCCTTCAAAATTGGCGATAATTCAAAGATAGGGGCTGGTGCCGTTGTTTTGCAGGAGGTACCGCCGAACTCGACCGTAGTAGGAATCAAGGGGCGTATCGTCATCCAGGATGGCAAGCGGGTCAAAAATGACCTGGACCATGTAAACATGCCAGACCCGGTAGCGGATACGATTCGTATGATGCAAAAGGAAATTGATCAATTACGCAAAGAATTGGAGCTTTTGAGGGAGGATAAAAAGAACGATGGGCATTCAGCTGACTAA
- the rplJ gene encoding 50S ribosomal protein L10, which produces MAEIRPTVIREEKVQAINEIAAKLRESQTTVVADYRGLTVAQVTELRKQLREAGVEFQVLKNSLTRLATEKESLTELDQYLTGPNALAFSKDDIIAPAKVIAEFAKKNDKLEIKGGVIEGKVVDAEQIKALASLPNREGLLSMLLSVLQAPMRNVALAVKAVAEQKEGQGA; this is translated from the coding sequence ATGGCAGAAATTCGTCCAACCGTTATTCGTGAAGAAAAGGTACAAGCGATCAACGAAATCGCAGCTAAACTTCGCGAAAGCCAAACTACAGTGGTAGCTGACTACCGCGGTCTGACAGTAGCACAAGTAACTGAGCTCCGTAAGCAATTGCGTGAAGCTGGTGTTGAGTTCCAGGTGTTGAAAAACTCCCTGACTCGTTTGGCTACTGAGAAGGAAAGCCTGACTGAACTGGATCAATATCTGACTGGACCAAACGCTCTGGCGTTCTCCAAAGACGATATCATCGCTCCAGCGAAAGTTATCGCTGAATTCGCTAAGAAAAACGACAAGCTGGAAATCAAGGGTGGCGTTATCGAGGGTAAAGTAGTTGATGCTGAGCAAATTAAAGCTCTGGCTTCCCTGCCGAACCGCGAAGGTCTCTTGTCCATGCTTCTTTCCGTCCTGCAAGCTCCAATGCGCAACGTTGCACTGGCAGTCAAAGCAGTGGCAGAACAAAAAGAAGGTCAAGGCGCGTAA
- the rplA gene encoding 50S ribosomal protein L1, which translates to MAKKGKKYQDAVKLVDKNKVYEVVEGVELVKKAATAKFDETVEVAFRLGVDPKRADQQIRGAVVLPHGTGKVQRVLVFAKGEKAKDAEAAGADFVGDADMIAKIQGGWFDFDVVVATPDMMGEVGKLGRVLGPKGLMPNPKTGTVTFDVTKAVNEIKAGKIEYRVDKAGNIHAPIGKASFDADKLVENLAALTEALNRAKPAAAKGVYMRNVTLSSTMGPGVRVAVK; encoded by the coding sequence ATGGCGAAAAAAGGTAAGAAATATCAAGATGCTGTAAAGCTCGTTGATAAAAATAAAGTATACGAAGTAGTTGAAGGCGTTGAGCTGGTTAAAAAAGCAGCTACAGCTAAATTCGACGAAACTGTTGAAGTAGCTTTCCGTTTGGGCGTAGATCCTAAGCGTGCTGACCAACAAATTCGTGGCGCAGTTGTATTGCCACATGGTACTGGTAAAGTACAACGTGTTCTCGTATTCGCAAAAGGTGAAAAAGCGAAAGATGCGGAAGCAGCTGGCGCAGACTTCGTAGGCGATGCAGACATGATCGCAAAAATTCAAGGTGGCTGGTTCGACTTTGACGTTGTAGTAGCTACTCCTGATATGATGGGTGAAGTAGGTAAATTGGGTCGTGTACTCGGTCCAAAAGGCCTGATGCCAAACCCTAAGACCGGTACAGTTACTTTCGATGTAACCAAAGCGGTTAACGAAATCAAAGCAGGTAAAATTGAGTATCGTGTAGACAAAGCGGGTAACATCCACGCTCCTATCGGAAAAGCATCCTTCGATGCTGACAAACTGGTAGAAAACCTGGCTGCTCTGACTGAAGCACTGAACCGTGCGAAACCAGCTGCTGCTAAAGGTGTTTACATGAGAAACGTAACCCTGAGCTCCACTATGGGCCCTGGCGTACGTGTAGCTGTAAAATAA
- a CDS encoding Mini-ribonuclease 3 produces MQKEELTRDPNLTNPLVLAFLGDATYSHCVRYHLIAKGLVKPNQLHKAANRYVSAKAQANVLLTLMPTLPEEELNVVKRGRNAKSGSSAKNADIIDYRHATAFEALIGYLYLSGKEERIAEIVQQAFAIVEGES; encoded by the coding sequence ATGCAAAAAGAAGAACTGACCCGAGATCCTAATCTGACAAATCCACTCGTGCTTGCCTTCCTCGGGGATGCTACCTATTCGCATTGTGTCAGGTATCATTTGATCGCCAAGGGGCTGGTTAAACCAAACCAGCTCCACAAGGCGGCCAACCGCTATGTTTCAGCGAAAGCACAGGCCAATGTGTTGTTGACGTTAATGCCCACATTGCCGGAGGAAGAATTGAATGTAGTGAAGCGGGGGCGGAATGCTAAATCCGGCTCCAGTGCCAAAAACGCAGATATTATCGACTACCGTCATGCAACGGCTTTTGAAGCATTGATCGGGTACCTGTACTTGAGTGGAAAAGAAGAGCGGATCGCTGAAATTGTGCAGCAGGCTTTTGCCATAGTGGAAGGAGAATCATGA
- the secE gene encoding preprotein translocase subunit SecE: protein MVDATKSGGGKVGFLSRIGASFRRTGGFFSDVMSELKKVRWPNRKELTTYTLVVLVTVVLLAIFFFVVDLGISRLIDLILGT, encoded by the coding sequence ATGGTTGATGCGACGAAGTCAGGGGGTGGCAAAGTGGGTTTTTTATCACGAATTGGAGCCAGTTTTCGCCGTACCGGTGGTTTTTTTAGTGACGTAATGTCCGAGCTAAAGAAAGTCCGTTGGCCTAACCGTAAAGAATTGACGACTTATACGCTCGTTGTTCTTGTCACGGTTGTGCTCCTGGCAATATTCTTCTTCGTCGTTGATTTGGGTATCTCGCGCTTGATCGATTTGATTCTAGGAACGTAA
- the rplK gene encoding 50S ribosomal protein L11: MAKKVIRVIKLQIPAGKANPAPPVGPALGQAGVNIMGFCKEFNARTESEVGMIIPVEITVFEDRSFTFITKTPPAAVLLKKAAGIESGSGVPNKTKVATLKRDKVREIAELKRPDLNAASVEAAMRMVEGTARSMGIVIED; encoded by the coding sequence GTGGCTAAGAAGGTTATCCGCGTAATTAAATTACAAATCCCAGCAGGTAAAGCGAATCCTGCACCTCCAGTAGGTCCGGCTCTCGGTCAAGCTGGTGTAAACATCATGGGATTCTGTAAAGAATTCAATGCTCGCACTGAAAGCGAAGTAGGTATGATCATTCCGGTGGAAATCACCGTGTTTGAAGACCGTTCTTTCACTTTTATCACAAAAACTCCTCCAGCTGCAGTTCTGTTGAAGAAAGCTGCTGGTATTGAGTCCGGTTCTGGCGTACCAAACAAAACAAAGGTTGCTACGCTGAAGCGTGATAAAGTTCGTGAAATCGCAGAACTGAAGCGTCCTGACCTGAATGCTGCATCCGTTGAAGCGGCTATGCGCATGGTAGAAGGTACAGCTCGTTCTATGGGTATCGTAATCGAAGACTAA
- the rlmB gene encoding 23S rRNA (guanosine(2251)-2'-O)-methyltransferase RlmB has translation MSEEWILGKNPVIEALRSGRTINKIWVAEGTNKNLMGPVFALAKEQGVIVTTANRKKLDQLVSTDNHQGVVASVAAYDYVEVDDILKRAEEKNEAPFILLLDELEDPHNLGSIMRTADAVGAHGVIIPKRRSVSLTATVAKASAGAINYVPVARVTNLVRTMEELKERGVWIAGTDASAKQDFRQGDYTMPLAIVIGSEGKGMSRLVRENCDFLYSLPMAGNVTSLNASVAAALLMYEVYRSRSPIPTRVK, from the coding sequence ATGAGTGAAGAATGGATTCTGGGGAAAAACCCCGTCATCGAGGCTTTGCGATCAGGCCGTACGATCAATAAGATTTGGGTTGCAGAGGGAACGAATAAAAATCTGATGGGACCTGTCTTTGCCTTGGCAAAAGAACAGGGTGTCATTGTGACGACAGCGAACCGCAAAAAGCTGGATCAGCTTGTGTCGACGGACAACCACCAGGGTGTAGTGGCTTCTGTCGCTGCTTACGATTACGTAGAAGTAGACGATATTTTAAAGCGGGCAGAGGAGAAAAACGAGGCGCCGTTTATTTTGCTGCTGGACGAGCTGGAGGATCCGCATAACCTCGGTTCCATCATGCGGACAGCCGATGCAGTCGGGGCTCATGGTGTCATCATTCCAAAACGACGTTCAGTCAGTCTTACAGCAACAGTGGCAAAAGCTTCGGCAGGGGCAATCAACTACGTACCGGTAGCACGAGTGACGAACTTGGTTCGTACCATGGAAGAGCTCAAAGAACGCGGTGTTTGGATCGCGGGAACAGACGCGAGTGCCAAGCAAGATTTCCGCCAGGGTGATTATACGATGCCGCTTGCAATTGTCATTGGCAGCGAAGGAAAAGGCATGAGTCGTCTTGTCCGGGAAAACTGTGATTTTCTGTACAGCCTTCCGATGGCGGGCAATGTTACCTCACTCAATGCTTCTGTAGCAGCTGCCTTGTTGATGTATGAAGTCTATCGCTCCAGGAGTCCAATTCCGACGCGGGTGAAATGA